The Thalassophryne amazonica chromosome 8, fThaAma1.1, whole genome shotgun sequence genome includes a window with the following:
- the si:dkey-12e7.1 gene encoding uncharacterized protein si:dkey-12e7.1 has product MRTRIISSAVIMSPRKRTLVPLNSRRKAVDDIFPFNLLPMACQLHIFSFLNEVDKCSCALVCLSWSCLVRSWKLWRVADYSRRGVFHLGQEGLLVSNREFERWKFWVHNYTHHLISRRASLLTLKASFDLGDRCNNWGELLNHLLDNVDCRDLSQLELNWTFTLFEPLDLRVHCSPNSHQDSITKMDQATSFQELLTKLTHSCPRISKMRLHFDWSDLSVSLLTQFQQLRVLELKYFWVFKLVTPSTLQTLIKSLPNLKSLTLHILVPLRNLGISYTLESDSLEFLDVSASRGLVFSSLKLPALRELRAKKIVCGITLDRRTRLRIQGRWPCLYHVLREGTPKLQAFNHERLLPTWREQSYRELSAILEQSCYCVQHLDSWLW; this is encoded by the exons ATGCGCACTAGAATCATTTCTTCAGCTGTCATCATGTCACCAAGAAAGAGGACTCTGGTTCCTTTAAACAGCCGGCGGAAAGCAGTGGATGATATCTTCCCATTCAACCTGCTGCCCATGGCGTGCCAGCTGCACATCTTTTCCTTTCTAAATGAGGTGGATAAGTGTAGCTGTGCTTTGGTGTGCCTGAGCTGGAGCTGTCTCGTCCGCTCGTGGAAGCTGTGGCGGGTGGCCGACTATTCCCGTCGTGGCGTCTTCCATCTGGGTCAGGAGGGACTGCTTGTTTCAAACCGTGAGTTTGAGAGGTGGAAATTCTGGGTCCACAACTACACGCACCACCTCATCTCCCGCCGAGCTAGCCTGCTGACGCTGAAGGCAAGTTTTGACCTGGGAGATCGCTGCAATAACTGGGGCGAGCTGCTGAATCACCTGCTTGATAATGTTGACTGTAGAGACCTCAGCCAGCTGGAGCTTAACTGGACCTTCACTCTTTTTGAGCCCCTGGACCTCAGGGTTCACTGCAGCCCCAACTCACACCAGGACAGCATCACCAAGATGGACCAG GCTACCAGTTTCCAGGAGCTGCTGACAAAGCTCACCCACAGCTGCCCTCGCATTTCCAAGATGCGTTTACATTTCGACTGGTCGGACTTGTCCGTGTCACTTCTCACACAGTTCCAGCAGCTCAGAGTTCTTGAGCTCAAGTACTTCTGGGTTTTTAAATTAGTCACTCCCTCAACCTTGCAGACACTAATCAAATCCCTGCCAAACCTGAAGTCTCTGACTTTGCACATCCTGGTGCCACTGAGGAACCTGGGCATCTCCTACACTCTGGAGTCAGACTCTCTGGAGTTCCTGGATGTGTCAGCCAGCCGAGGTCTGGTATTCTCCTCTCTGAAGCTGCCTGCGTTGCGCGAGCTTCGCGCAAAGAAGATTGTCTGCGGCATCACACTGGATCGGAGGACCAGATTGAGGATCCAGGGTAGGTGGCCGTGCCTGTACCACGTACTAAGGGAGGGGACACCAAAACTGCAGGCCTTCAACCACGAAAGGCTTCTGCCCACTTGGAGAGAACAGAGTTACAGGGAACTGTCCGCCATCCTGGAACAGTCCTGCTACTGTGTCCAGCATCTAGACAGCTGGCTCTGGTAA